From Zhongshania aliphaticivorans, one genomic window encodes:
- a CDS encoding long-chain-fatty-acid--CoA ligase, with translation MFDSFMDYLAFQVKMRPDASFGSDANEQLTYAQAWQQIGRVAARLQTGGVAKGERVAILSKNSLKNFLVFLGCARAGVVPVGINYRLTADEVGFIAENAEARVLFIDGEFAPLVGSYLAGVEQVSIVGELDGATPLDRWIGNAGEPAPLIIHGDDVLFQMYTSGTTGLPKGTLLTHRNLICNSIQAPLTTGRAPRAGDRALIIAPTFHALGLVGALMAIYYGCDLVLHRDYDPVGMIETMANENISYVSVVPVMLQFSLACVPDIEKYDFSNLRWINYGASPISVDLLKRCLAVFDCEFYQGYGQTESTTALTFLTNEDHMRALQGKPELLRSCGRAVFGTELRVVDDKGNTLPIGEVGEILGRGPQVMKGYWKSEEATAKTLVDGWLHTGDAGYLDEDGYLFLKDRVKDLIISGGENIYPAEIENVLMSHPKIADVAVIGVPDEKWGEVALAVIVAGDQGEISIEELTSHCRESLAGFKTPKYLEYVAALPRNPSGKILKKELRANIVPKYQGEVV, from the coding sequence ATGTTTGATAGTTTTATGGATTATTTGGCCTTTCAAGTGAAAATGCGGCCCGATGCATCATTTGGCAGTGACGCCAACGAGCAGCTGACTTATGCCCAAGCCTGGCAACAAATTGGCCGGGTGGCAGCCCGCTTGCAGACTGGCGGTGTTGCTAAAGGTGAGCGGGTGGCAATACTCAGTAAAAATTCGCTGAAAAATTTCTTGGTTTTTTTGGGCTGCGCGCGAGCGGGCGTGGTGCCGGTTGGTATTAACTACCGACTTACCGCTGATGAAGTGGGCTTTATCGCGGAAAATGCCGAAGCGCGCGTGTTGTTCATTGACGGTGAATTTGCGCCCTTGGTCGGCAGTTATCTCGCGGGAGTTGAGCAGGTTTCGATTGTTGGCGAACTCGATGGGGCCACACCTTTAGACCGCTGGATTGGGAATGCTGGTGAGCCTGCCCCATTAATTATTCACGGTGATGATGTTCTCTTTCAAATGTACACCAGTGGCACCACCGGTCTGCCCAAAGGCACTTTACTAACTCACCGTAATTTGATCTGCAATAGTATCCAAGCCCCGCTGACAACTGGTCGTGCGCCACGGGCAGGGGATCGTGCCTTAATCATTGCCCCCACCTTTCACGCCCTCGGTTTGGTTGGCGCCTTAATGGCGATTTATTACGGCTGCGATCTCGTCCTACATCGGGACTATGATCCTGTGGGTATGATCGAAACAATGGCCAACGAGAATATAAGCTATGTGTCGGTTGTTCCCGTCATGCTGCAATTCTCTCTGGCGTGTGTGCCGGATATAGAGAAATACGATTTTTCTAATCTCCGTTGGATTAACTATGGCGCATCACCGATTTCGGTGGATTTGCTAAAGCGTTGTTTGGCGGTCTTTGACTGCGAGTTTTATCAAGGATACGGACAGACTGAGTCCACCACGGCCTTGACCTTTTTAACTAACGAAGACCATATGCGCGCTTTGCAGGGCAAGCCTGAACTTCTGCGCTCATGTGGTCGAGCGGTGTTTGGCACCGAGCTGCGGGTGGTTGATGACAAGGGCAATACCCTGCCTATCGGCGAAGTCGGCGAAATATTAGGGCGTGGTCCACAGGTGATGAAGGGGTATTGGAAATCTGAGGAAGCAACCGCTAAGACGCTTGTCGATGGTTGGTTACACACGGGCGATGCCGGTTATCTCGACGAAGATGGCTATCTTTTTCTTAAGGATCGAGTGAAGGATTTGATTATATCGGGGGGTGAAAATATCTACCCTGCTGAAATAGAGAACGTACTTATGAGCCACCCTAAAATTGCAGATGTTGCTGTGATTGGTGTGCCTGATGAGAAGTGGGGCGAGGTTGCATTGGCGGTTATAGTGGCTGGTGATCAAGGCGAGATTAGCATTGAGGAGCTGACTAGTCACTGTCGAGAGTCGCTGGCGGGTTTTAAAACGCCCAAATACTTGGAATACGTGGCTGCGCTGCCAAGGAACCCAAGCGGCAAAATATTGAAAAAAGAGCTGCGGGCTAACATTGTTCCCAAATACCAAGGCGAAGTGGTCTAG
- a CDS encoding iron-containing alcohol dehydrogenase, translating into MSKFLRTLLQRSYLALIAIPFKLMPSLAYMAFTGQGSTAQLCRHIARQGIRKVLVVSDKPLVELGIVARAVDVLTEEGLVCTIYDGTLPDPTFSMVDAGLALQAEYNCDAVLAIGGGSSIDCAKTIASAATNGRDGRKLVGYFKVKKAPLPLFALPTTSGTGSEATIAAVISDQQSHEKFFIADPKMLPKAVALDADLLLGMPAAITAATGMDALTHAIETYISLWGTDSSNAYGYASVKMIFEYLPRAYRDGSDAVAREQMAIAAYYSGMAINDAGVGNVHAIAHQLGRQYGTPHGLANALVMPEVLRFMAKAAQEPLAKLGRLIDVAGSGDSDEKAAEKFIDAIADLNRRLGIPGQLDSLNKADIPAIAAAAVKEGAAYPVPILMSRAECQAILATLLSTTERAAAFA; encoded by the coding sequence ATGAGTAAGTTTTTAAGAACTTTATTACAGCGCAGCTATTTAGCATTGATAGCTATCCCCTTTAAACTGATGCCGTCGCTGGCATATATGGCGTTTACTGGCCAAGGTAGCACGGCGCAGCTATGTCGGCACATTGCACGCCAGGGCATCCGGAAAGTGCTAGTAGTGAGTGATAAACCCTTGGTTGAGCTGGGTATCGTTGCCCGTGCCGTTGATGTTCTGACAGAGGAAGGCCTTGTCTGTACGATTTACGATGGAACATTGCCCGATCCGACTTTTTCTATGGTCGATGCTGGCTTGGCGTTGCAAGCCGAATATAACTGCGATGCGGTATTGGCTATTGGTGGCGGCTCGTCAATTGACTGCGCGAAAACTATTGCATCAGCGGCGACTAATGGCAGAGACGGCAGGAAATTAGTTGGCTACTTTAAAGTGAAGAAGGCGCCCTTACCGTTATTTGCACTGCCAACAACGTCTGGCACCGGTTCGGAAGCGACGATAGCCGCGGTAATTTCTGATCAGCAAAGCCATGAGAAATTTTTTATTGCCGACCCCAAAATGCTGCCAAAAGCCGTCGCGCTCGACGCCGATTTGCTGCTCGGCATGCCGGCGGCGATCACCGCGGCAACGGGAATGGATGCCTTAACCCATGCAATCGAAACCTATATTAGTCTATGGGGCACCGACAGTAGTAATGCCTACGGTTACGCGTCGGTAAAAATGATTTTTGAGTATTTGCCCCGCGCCTATCGTGACGGTAGTGATGCGGTAGCGCGTGAGCAAATGGCGATTGCAGCCTATTATTCCGGCATGGCAATCAACGATGCTGGCGTGGGCAATGTGCATGCAATTGCGCATCAGCTGGGTCGTCAGTACGGAACGCCTCATGGCTTAGCTAACGCATTAGTAATGCCTGAAGTTCTGCGTTTTATGGCGAAGGCTGCACAGGAGCCGCTGGCGAAATTAGGCCGACTTATCGACGTGGCTGGCAGTGGTGATAGTGATGAAAAAGCGGCTGAGAAATTCATTGATGCTATCGCTGACTTAAATCGACGCTTAGGTATTCCTGGCCAGTTAGATAGTTTAAACAAAGCGGATATTCCGGCTATTGCTGCCGCTGCGGTTAAGGAAGGCGCGGCTTATCCGGTGCCTATTCTGATGAGCCGAGCAGAGTGTCAGGCTATTTTGGCGACATTGCTAAGCACTACCGAGAGAGCTGCTGCATTCGCCTAG
- a CDS encoding cytochrome P450, with protein sequence MNSQSIDQAELPRRPNRSLSHIPGTSGLPVFGQTFSFLRNYKALTELRFKKYGKISRGNTLFQHSLTLLGPEANEVVLKNSEAQFSSMLAWNPLLDRLFPNGLMLKDAEAHRYDRKILQGAFKKSAIEGYLDTMNPQLERGLAAWPKGQEFHFQHTVKKLLLEVAAEVFLGVEMGPEASGVNQAFVDTMLASMAVVKLPIPGTLWHRGLRGRQHLEDFVMAHIDTKRREQGRDIFSQICHATDEDGNHFSDEAVRDHIIFLLFAAHDTTTSTLCSIIFALAKNPEWQQRLREEYKALGKPQLEYDDLGQLEDSKLVFKEALRMYPPVPAIPRRTLKDMELFGYHIPKNTAVAISPLFTHYMEEYWSEPTKFDPERFSKARAEDKKHFFQWVPFGGGAHKCLGLNFAEVQTKLFLFHLLTRYQIQVKEGYDMPRNWVPLIFPADGLPVTFIPL encoded by the coding sequence ATGAATAGCCAGAGTATTGATCAAGCAGAGCTTCCACGACGTCCAAATCGCAGCCTTTCCCACATTCCTGGAACAAGCGGGCTTCCTGTCTTTGGCCAGACCTTTAGCTTTTTGCGCAATTACAAAGCCTTAACTGAACTGCGCTTCAAAAAATACGGAAAAATTTCCAGAGGCAACACCCTCTTCCAGCACAGCCTTACTCTACTCGGCCCCGAGGCCAATGAAGTTGTACTCAAAAACAGCGAAGCACAATTTTCCAGCATGCTGGCATGGAACCCGCTGCTTGACCGCTTATTCCCGAATGGTTTGATGCTTAAAGATGCGGAGGCACATCGCTATGATCGCAAAATCCTTCAAGGTGCTTTCAAAAAAAGTGCCATTGAAGGCTATTTAGACACCATGAACCCCCAGCTAGAACGCGGCTTAGCAGCGTGGCCAAAAGGCCAAGAATTTCATTTCCAGCACACGGTAAAGAAATTACTACTGGAAGTAGCGGCCGAAGTTTTTCTCGGCGTTGAAATGGGCCCAGAGGCCAGCGGCGTCAACCAGGCGTTTGTCGATACCATGTTGGCGTCAATGGCGGTGGTAAAGTTGCCGATACCCGGCACCCTTTGGCACCGGGGACTGCGTGGTCGGCAGCACTTAGAAGACTTTGTTATGGCGCACATCGACACCAAGCGCCGCGAGCAGGGTCGCGATATTTTTTCCCAAATATGTCACGCCACAGATGAAGACGGCAACCATTTTTCCGACGAAGCTGTTCGCGACCATATTATCTTTTTACTATTTGCCGCTCACGACACCACAACAAGTACGCTGTGCTCGATCATTTTCGCCTTAGCTAAAAATCCCGAGTGGCAGCAGCGACTTCGAGAAGAGTACAAGGCCCTTGGCAAACCCCAATTAGAATACGACGACCTAGGGCAACTGGAAGACAGTAAACTGGTCTTCAAAGAAGCCCTGCGAATGTACCCGCCGGTACCCGCGATTCCGCGTCGCACCCTAAAAGACATGGAGCTTTTCGGTTATCACATACCCAAAAATACTGCGGTAGCGATATCCCCACTCTTCACCCATTACATGGAAGAATATTGGAGCGAGCCCACTAAGTTTGATCCAGAGCGATTTTCTAAAGCGCGCGCCGAAGACAAGAAGCACTTTTTCCAATGGGTGCCCTTCGGCGGTGGCGCCCATAAATGCTTGGGTTTGAATTTTGCCGAAGTGCAAACCAAACTATTCCTTTTCCAT